Proteins encoded within one genomic window of Episyrphus balteatus chromosome 1, idEpiBalt1.1, whole genome shotgun sequence:
- the LOC129918786 gene encoding uncharacterized protein LOC129918786 → MKTGLFMGSSLAPILVEWVLDEVILQALEKLDFNPQFWMAYVDDHLTSIPRNKIDMVKTALESFDKDITFTYESEDILTNEINYLDVTVKRNNDGQIMTNWYHKPIASNRLLNYYSAHPIQMKFNMVKNFIRKVFTFSHKSFWNNNLIKIKNILSKNNYPVKIIDKLISSVKSDNFKAKTDAPQRFNLSNYSFLSNNNDRSCDKLTSNNRYIYSSKQYIPKLSESISKVCQYFVPEGKLAMKPTNQNSKFFVNTKKKINKIDNSGVVYSIKCNDCTKLYVGETIQKLGSRIDQHKNECKKVIEGSNTKNVAALAEHVKQYGHSFDFDGAKILKFERNKLKLQIQEVNQIIKNEQIVCNYKTDKKDYTNTYYNLIVNRNVQSN, encoded by the coding sequence atgaaaactggACTATTCATGGGATCATCTTTGGCTCCTATACTTGTCGAATGGGTTTTGGATGAAGTAATTCTTCAAGCCTTAGAAAAACTTGATTTTAACCCACAGTTTTGGATGGCCTACGTAGATGACCACTTGACATCCATTCCAAGAAATAAAATCGATATGGTTAAAACAGCCCTAGAATCTTTTGACAAAGATATAACATTCACTTACGAATCAGAAGATATTTTGACAAACGAAATTAATTATTTGGATGTTACAGTTAAAAGAAATAATGATGGCCAAATAATGACTAATTGGTATCATAAGCCAATAGCTTCAAACCGTTTATTAAACTATTACTCTGCACATccaattcaaatgaaatttaatatggttaaaaactttattcgaAAAGTATTTACTTTTAGCCATAAGTCTTTTtggaataataatttaataaaaatcaaaaatatattatcaaaaaataattatccagttaaaataattgataAACTTATTTCTTCTGTTAAAAGCGataatttcaaagcaaaaactGATGCACCTCAACGTTTTAACTTAAGTAATTATAGTTTCTTATCTAATAATAATGACCGATCGTGTGATAAATTAACAAGTAATAATAGATACATTTATTCTTCTAAACAATATATTCCTAAATTAAGTGAGTCAATATCTAAAGTTTGCCAATATTTTGTACCTGAGGGTAAATTAGCAATGAAACCAACaaaccaaaattcaaaatttttcgttaatactaaaaagaaaattaacaaaattgataATAGTGGAGTAGTTTACTCTATCAAATGCAATGATTGCACTAAATTATATGTTGGAGAGACTATCCAGAAATTAGGCTCGAGAATTGACCAACacaaaaatgaatgcaaaaaagttatagagggctcaaatacaaaaaatgttgctGCTTTGGCTGAACATGTGAAACAATATGGACATTCGTTTGATTTTGATGGGGCAAAAATTCTAaagtttgaaagaaataaattaaaattacaaattcaAGAAGTAaaccaaattattaaaaatgaacaaatCGTATGTAACTATAAAACCGATAAAAAGGATTATACAAACACTTATTATAACCTTATAGTTAATAGAAATGTTCAAAGTAACTAA